In Streptomyces chartreusis NRRL 3882, the following are encoded in one genomic region:
- the lexA gene encoding transcriptional repressor LexA, with protein sequence MTTTADSAAITAQERSQGRLEPVHAMNEATNPEGHKRSLPGRPPGIRADSSGLTDRQRRVIEVIRDSVQRRGYPPSMREIGQAVGLSSTSSVAHQLMALERKGFLRRDPHRPRAYEVRGSDQAASVQPTDTAGKPAASYVPLVGRIAAGGPILAEESVEDVFPLPRQLVGDGELFVLKVVGDSMIEAAICDGDWVTVRRQPVAENGDIVAAMLDGEATVKRFKREDGHVWLLPHNAAYEPIPGDDATILGKVVAVLRRV encoded by the coding sequence GTGACCACCACCGCAGACAGTGCCGCCATCACTGCCCAGGAGCGCTCCCAGGGCCGACTGGAGCCGGTGCACGCGATGAACGAAGCCACGAACCCTGAGGGGCACAAGCGCTCCCTGCCGGGACGACCTCCCGGCATCCGGGCGGACAGTTCCGGACTCACCGACCGCCAGCGCCGCGTGATCGAGGTCATCAGGGACTCCGTGCAGCGGCGCGGCTACCCGCCGTCGATGCGCGAGATCGGCCAGGCCGTGGGCCTGTCCAGCACGTCTTCCGTCGCACACCAGCTGATGGCACTGGAGCGCAAGGGCTTCCTGCGCCGCGACCCGCACCGCCCGCGCGCGTACGAGGTGCGCGGTTCCGACCAGGCCGCCTCCGTGCAGCCCACGGACACCGCGGGCAAGCCGGCCGCGTCGTACGTCCCGCTGGTCGGCCGCATCGCCGCCGGTGGCCCGATCCTCGCCGAGGAGTCCGTCGAAGACGTCTTCCCCCTCCCCCGCCAGCTCGTCGGCGACGGTGAGCTCTTCGTCCTGAAGGTCGTCGGTGACTCGATGATCGAGGCCGCCATCTGCGACGGCGACTGGGTTACCGTCCGCCGCCAGCCGGTCGCCGAGAACGGCGACATCGTGGCGGCGATGCTCGACGGAGAAGCCACCGTCAAGCGCTTCAAGCGCGAGGACGGCCACGTCTGGCTCCTGCCGCACAACGCGGCCTACGAGCCGATCCCCGGCGACGACGCGACCATCCTCGGCAAGGTGGTGGCCGTACTGCGCCGCGTCTGA